In bacterium, the genomic window CTCGAGCGCCTGGCCGACGGGACCGGCATTATGGCCAACGCGAAGCGCAGCGCGTTGGCGAAAATCCAAACGCCTTTTCTATTATGGTGGTTCCGCCGGGCGGTACGCCGCCTGACGCGAAACTACCGCTTCGACGCCGTGAACACGCACTGGCTCGTGCCGGCGGGATGGGCCGCGGGGCCCGTGGCCGCCGACGCGGGCGTCCCGCATATCTTGACGATACACGCCGCGGACGTCTTCTTCCTCAAACGCGTGCCCTGGGGCCGGCGCGTCGCGGCCCGCGTTATCGGTACCGCCCATAAGGTCTTCGCCGACAGCGAATTCATTATCCGGGAGACGAGCCGGTTGATAGGCCGGGACGTGGACGCGGTAGCGACGACCGCCGGCGTGGACGCCCCCTCGTTCGCGCCCGCCTATACCCCCGCGGAGGCCAAAGGCCGGCTCGGCTGGCCCGACGCGCCCACCGTTCTCTTCGTCGGCAAGATGGTCGAGAAAAAAGGGGTGCCGTACTTAATCCGGGCGATGGCCGAAGTTACGGCGGCGATACCGGCCGCGCGGCTGGTCGCCGTCGGCGACGGCCCGGGGCTCGAGCGCGCGAGGGCGCTGGCGCGAG contains:
- a CDS encoding glycosyltransferase, with protein sequence MKSLLICSSTFPLREGDRRTARFVYDLAAALTERFQVTALAPHHPGAALTEKIGDVEVRRFKYFLPSRLERLADGTGIMANAKRSALAKIQTPFLLWWFRRAVRRLTRNYRFDAVNTHWLVPAGWAAGPVAADAGVPHILTIHAADVFFLKRVPWGRRVAARVIGTAHKVFADSEFIIRETSRLIGRDVDAVATTAGVDAPSFAPAYTPAEAKGRLGWPDAPTVLFVGKMVEKKGVPYLIRAMAEVTAAIPAARLVAVGDGPGLERARALARELGLGDAVAFVGPKSHDELKLMYNAADVLAVPSIVARDGETEGMPTVILEAFAAACPVVGSRVAGIPEFVRDGETGFLADAADAGDLAAKIVETLKLGRGRFASSCLAAAAGRDFKIIAQLYAEAAEA